Proteins co-encoded in one Hyla sarda isolate aHylSar1 chromosome 4, aHylSar1.hap1, whole genome shotgun sequence genomic window:
- the TRABD gene encoding traB domain-containing protein isoform X1: MWKRSLKLLVEAEICPAMQNGQSQEVGADVMAESETTEDGPNDTSDLPHNISDADAFRILWEMKMKKRQKCPSLPETVTVLSTEEGSTVYIVGTAHFSDSSKQDVVKTIQEVQPDVVVVELCQYRVSMLKMDEETLLKEAKEINLEKLHQAIKQNGVMSGLMQMLLLKVSAHITEQLGMAPGGEFREAFKEASKVPFCKFHLGDRPIPVTFKRAIAALSFWQKVKLAWGLCSLSDPISEDDVEKCKQKDLLEQMMAEMIGEFPDLHRTIVSERDIYLTYMLKQAARKTELPRASESEPRKSVPSIVVGVVGMGHVPGIEKNWNTDVNIAEILSVPPPSALNRIITFTAKVTFFGLFSYGCFCVSKRTAQFILSVPATQYCLQRLNQIRIWNF; this comes from the exons GTGGAAACGTAGCTTGAAGCTGCTGGTTGAAGCAGAAATCTGTCCTGCAATGCAGAACGGCCAATCCCAGGAG GTTGGTGCAGATGTAATGGCAGAGTCAGAAACAACAGAGGATGGACCAAATGATACATCGGATTTACCGCACAACATCT CGGATGCTGATGCTTTCCGGATACTTTGGGAAATGAAAATGAAGAAAAGACAGAAGTGCCCATCCCTTCCAGAAACCGTGACCGTACTTAGCACAGAGGAGGGAAGTACAGTGTACATTGTGGGCACTGCGCACTTTAGTGACAGCAGTAAACAAGATGTGGTAAAG ACCATTCAAGAGGTTCAGCCAGATGTAGTAGTGGTTGAACTGTGTCAGTACCGAGTGTCCATGTTAAAGATGGATGaagaaactttacttaaagaagccaaagaaataaACCTGGAAAAACTTCATCAAGCAATTAAACAG AACGGAGTCATGTCTGGCCTCATGCAAATGCTTCTACTGAAGGTGTCTGCTCACATCACTGAACAGCTAGGAATGGCTCCTGGTGGGGAGTTCAGAGAGGCTTTCAAAGAG GCAAGCAAAGTGCCTTTCTGTAAATTCCACCTTGGAGACAGACCTATTCCCGTAACGTTCAAGAGAGCCATTGCTGCACTTTCAttctggcagaaggtgaagctcgCCTGGGGCCTCTGCTCATTATCAGACCCCATCAG CGAGGATGACGTGGAGAAATGTAAACAGAAGGATTTATTGGAGCAGATGATGGCAGAAATGATTGGTGAATTTCCTGACCTTCACCGCACTATAGTCTCTGAGAGAGATATTTATCTCACCTACATGTTGAAGCAAGCGGCTAGAAAAACTGAACTACCTCGTGCCTCTGAAA GTGAGCCTAGAAAAAGTGTCCCATCTATTGTTGTTGGTGTTGTCGGGATGGGACATGTACCTGGTATTGAGAAGAACTGGAATACTGATGTGAATATAGCGGAAATCCTGAG TGTGCCTCCTCCCTCAGCCCTGAATAGGATTATTACTTTTACAGCAAAAGTGACATTTTTTGGACTTTTCAGTTACGGTTGTTTTTGTGTCAGTAAACGGACTGCCCAGTTTATCCTTTCAGTGCCAGCCACACAGTATTGCCTTCAAAGACTGAACCAAATAAGAATCTGGAATTTTTAG
- the TRABD gene encoding traB domain-containing protein isoform X2, which yields MQNGQSQEVGADVMAESETTEDGPNDTSDLPHNISDADAFRILWEMKMKKRQKCPSLPETVTVLSTEEGSTVYIVGTAHFSDSSKQDVVKTIQEVQPDVVVVELCQYRVSMLKMDEETLLKEAKEINLEKLHQAIKQNGVMSGLMQMLLLKVSAHITEQLGMAPGGEFREAFKEASKVPFCKFHLGDRPIPVTFKRAIAALSFWQKVKLAWGLCSLSDPISEDDVEKCKQKDLLEQMMAEMIGEFPDLHRTIVSERDIYLTYMLKQAARKTELPRASESEPRKSVPSIVVGVVGMGHVPGIEKNWNTDVNIAEILSVPPPSALNRIITFTAKVTFFGLFSYGCFCVSKRTAQFILSVPATQYCLQRLNQIRIWNF from the exons ATGCAGAACGGCCAATCCCAGGAG GTTGGTGCAGATGTAATGGCAGAGTCAGAAACAACAGAGGATGGACCAAATGATACATCGGATTTACCGCACAACATCT CGGATGCTGATGCTTTCCGGATACTTTGGGAAATGAAAATGAAGAAAAGACAGAAGTGCCCATCCCTTCCAGAAACCGTGACCGTACTTAGCACAGAGGAGGGAAGTACAGTGTACATTGTGGGCACTGCGCACTTTAGTGACAGCAGTAAACAAGATGTGGTAAAG ACCATTCAAGAGGTTCAGCCAGATGTAGTAGTGGTTGAACTGTGTCAGTACCGAGTGTCCATGTTAAAGATGGATGaagaaactttacttaaagaagccaaagaaataaACCTGGAAAAACTTCATCAAGCAATTAAACAG AACGGAGTCATGTCTGGCCTCATGCAAATGCTTCTACTGAAGGTGTCTGCTCACATCACTGAACAGCTAGGAATGGCTCCTGGTGGGGAGTTCAGAGAGGCTTTCAAAGAG GCAAGCAAAGTGCCTTTCTGTAAATTCCACCTTGGAGACAGACCTATTCCCGTAACGTTCAAGAGAGCCATTGCTGCACTTTCAttctggcagaaggtgaagctcgCCTGGGGCCTCTGCTCATTATCAGACCCCATCAG CGAGGATGACGTGGAGAAATGTAAACAGAAGGATTTATTGGAGCAGATGATGGCAGAAATGATTGGTGAATTTCCTGACCTTCACCGCACTATAGTCTCTGAGAGAGATATTTATCTCACCTACATGTTGAAGCAAGCGGCTAGAAAAACTGAACTACCTCGTGCCTCTGAAA GTGAGCCTAGAAAAAGTGTCCCATCTATTGTTGTTGGTGTTGTCGGGATGGGACATGTACCTGGTATTGAGAAGAACTGGAATACTGATGTGAATATAGCGGAAATCCTGAG TGTGCCTCCTCCCTCAGCCCTGAATAGGATTATTACTTTTACAGCAAAAGTGACATTTTTTGGACTTTTCAGTTACGGTTGTTTTTGTGTCAGTAAACGGACTGCCCAGTTTATCCTTTCAGTGCCAGCCACACAGTATTGCCTTCAAAGACTGAACCAAATAAGAATCTGGAATTTTTAG